The following proteins are encoded in a genomic region of Oncorhynchus tshawytscha isolate Ot180627B unplaced genomic scaffold, Otsh_v2.0 Un_contig_15143_pilon_pilon, whole genome shotgun sequence:
- the LOC121843436 gene encoding keratin-associated protein 4-3-like, with translation MSSAVSFLPCCKVKVGFLPCCKVKVGFLSCCKVKVGLLSCCKVKVGLLSCCKVKVGFLSCCKVKVGFLSCCKVKVGLLSCCKVKVGFLPCCKVKVGLLSCCKVKVGFLSCCKVKVGILSCCKVKVGFLSCCKVKVGLLSCCKVKVGFL, from the coding sequence ATGTCGTCTGCGGTCAGCTTCCTGCCCTGCTGCAAGGTGAAGGTGGGCTTCCTGCCCTGCTGCAAGGTGAAGGTGGGCTTCCTGTCCTGCTGCAAGGTGAAGGTGGGCCTCCTGTCCTGCTGCAAGGTGAAGGTGGGCCTCCTGTCCTGCTGCAAGGTGAAGGTGGGCTTCCTGTCCTGCTGCAAGGTGAAGGTGGGCTTCCTGTCCTGCTGCAAGGTGAAGGTGGGCCTCCTGTCCTGCTGCAAGGTGAAGGTCGGCTTCCTGCCCTGCTGCAAGGTGAAGGTGGGCCTCCTGTCCTGCTGCAAGGTGAAGGTGGGCTTCCTGTCCTGCTGCAAGGTGAAGGTGGGCATCCTGTCCTGCTGCAAGGTGAAGGTGGGCTTCCTGTCCTGCTGCAAGGTGAAGGTGGGCCTCCTGTCCTGCTGCAAGGTGAAGGTGGGCTTCCTGTAA